The genomic segment TAGACGGCCCTTGGTTCGAATGGGCAGACTTTCGAGGTCGAATGTGACGAGAAGTGAAGTGACGTTCAGAGagagttggagttgaagcatTGCGCCCAGTCGTGGTGGCGTTGGAGGCTGTACTTGCATTAAACGGGGCGGTCGATAAGATAAACCCCACTGCTTCTCCAGGCTGCATGAGTGACAGATCCTCGTTCAtatcaactttgccatcaaatTTCTCTAGGAGCTCTGCGCACCACCACAACGCAGTACAATCGTTGGCGTCGATTAATCTGAATCCCGCTGCCCCTACGTCGCCTCCTCACAAGAAACCGACACAAGTCAACACATAGCCATCAGCAACCGCGTCCTCGCAAGGGACCCGTCGCAGCCATGCCAAAGGCTGAAGTCGGATCGACTAAACATctctccaacaagctcaaAAGCAAAGGCCTCCAACGTCTCCGATGGTACTGCCAAGTGTGTGAGAAACAATGTCGAGATGCAAACGGCTTCAAAATGCATACCCAGTCGGAGAGTCACGTTCGACAAATGCTAGTTGTTGGCGAAGATCCCAAAAAATTCATCAACCAGTTTAGCGACGAGTTCCTCAAAGATTTTCTGCAACTATTAAAGACCGGACACGGCGAGAAGCAAGTGCACATCAACCAATTCTACCAAGAGTACATTGCGAACAAAGAACACATTCATATGAATGCGACAAAGTGGCCGTCGTTGACCGAATTCGCCAAGCATCTCGGGAAGGAGGGCATTTGCCGCGTGGAAGAAACAGATAAAGGCATTCACATCTCGTGGATAGACAACTCCCCGGAAGCTTTGAAGCGACAGGAAGCCCtaaggaagaaggaggcgcTCGACCAGGGCGATGAGCAGTTGGAGCAGAGGATGATCAGGGAGCAGATTCGAAGGGCGAAAGCAAATGCGGCGAGTCGCGAGGCCAAGGCggacgatgaagaggatCGCGAGTTGAAACGCCAACAAGGCGAGAAGATTACACTGTCTTTTGGGTCCAAACCAAAGCCGGAGGATGCGAAACCCGGTGCCGaagaggcagcttcatcagagccagcagcatcaacagaTACCACCGGCGCCGAAGTGAGCAAGTCGGATACAAAACCCGCTGGTTTTGGTGGTCTGTCCATGAAACTCGGTGGCAAACCACAAACGAAGAACGTATTCGCACAAGCAAAGAAAAACGCACTCGCAGGTGGTTCCAAGAAAGGTGGCAAGATCGAGCAaccgaagaagatgagcgAAGCAGAGAGAATCATGCGCGAAGAAATGGACAAGAAGAGATCACGAGAATCCGCAGGATTCGGGTTCAGCATGCCATCCGGAAAGAAGCAACGAAGCAGCTGAAATCTCAAGGTCTTACGGCGTTCCAAACAGGTGGCTGATGTATTATACCATTTTTCCCTCCATAGATACCACGAATATCATGACTGTACACTTTCCCTACCAAACTATCCC from the Pochonia chlamydosporia 170 chromosome 6, whole genome shotgun sequence genome contains:
- a CDS encoding zinc finger protein RTS2 (similar to Metarhizium acridum CQMa 102 XP_007806790.1) encodes the protein MPKAEVGSTKHLSNKLKSKGLQRLRWYCQVCEKQCRDANGFKMHTQSESHVRQMLVVGEDPKKFINQFSDEFLKDFLQLLKTGHGEKQVHINQFYQEYIANKEHIHMNATKWPSLTEFAKHLGKEGICRVEETDKGIHISWIDNSPEALKRQEALRKKEALDQGDEQLEQRMIREQIRRAKANAASREAKADDEEDRELKRQQGEKITLSFGSKPKPEDAKPGAEEAASSEPAASTDTTGAEVSKSDTKPAGFGGLSMKLGGKPQTKNVFAQAKKNALAGGSKKGGKIEQPKKMSEAERIMREEMDKKRSRESAGFGFSMPSGKKQRSS